The genomic DNA TGAacgtgtcttttttttttttttaaggttaccATAAAGACATGGTGCAACTGGCACTTTTTGCACAGGAATGTGTTGCTTCAAGGGCTTGCTGCCAAAGAAGCCTTCTACGATTATAATCAAACTTGTAAAAGAGTGTATGTTAATAATAAGTATTTCTTTTCTTGAATCTAAGCATGTAGTTTTGGTGCCTAACCAAACAGTGACAGGGAGAAAAAACCccataacaaaacaaataaaacgcATAGACTTGAACCCCATTCTTTTGAGTGAAAGTTCTATTTGAGCTGTTCTTCCAGGATAGCCTGACTCACCTGACTGCCTAAGCACTTGCCGGCAAAAATCCCTCAACACAAACTTATATTGGTTACATTTTCATATTGGAAAACCTAAACATTTGCTCCTTCAAGATGCTTCTtgacacctttttttttttccatctataCATCTCCGTCTCATCCTACTACTCAGACACTGGCCATTTTCCTTTCTAAGTAATCCCTCGTCATTCTAGGTTCAGCTCCGACTGGTGCGATACCATTGGAATGCTCTTTACTGGTCATAATAGAGTAGTGTTTGCATTTGCCTTGAATTGGTCTGAAAGAGGGTATTCTGTGGACTGGCACCTGGGGGGGTACACTAAAAAAAGAGCAAGGCATTCATAAAGAAGAGTGCAAAAAACTAGGCTggccctttttgtttttttatatggCCGAGTACCGTTAGACCGCCACACACAAACCAAGCTGatgaagcagcaggagagaaggCTAGACAAAGCCACCCTATGAGGGACCCAAGACTCAAACTACCTCCTCTTCCACTACTACCATACTCTCCTGCCATGTTTTACAGGCTTGGCTGCATTAACCGTAGCAGCCTAATCAACCTGCAAGAATGTGGTCCTAGATTGCCACCCTTACACAATGTGAAACAGGGTGTGCTCTTCACATAACTGCTTTAACCTAAGCACTGGGTGGTTTCATCACCTTGGGGCAACATATTTCTTCCTAGGGTCAAGGGGTGATAGCCTTATGAAGTCACAGACACAAGTTTGGGGCCTTtgtaacaaatttcccacgtgtgggactaataaaggttatcttatcttaattcTATTAATGCTACAACTAAAATCAATTGCCAATTAATTGCTGCACATACGTGTTCTCATATTGTGTTTTAGATTGATTTGCTGAGCAGAATAAAATGCCAAGGTGATGCCTAATCCTTTCGTCTAAATAGTCTAAAACTTCATTTAATTCTGTAATAGTTGATGTCAAGGGACAGCCTACAAAAAGCAGCATAAAATTAGATTTTATTACATGGtgtgaaacaaaatgaaatcaaTTGCAGGATCAAGCTTTACATAAGAACACGGACAACCTTAAGAGAATAACATTACATTTTAGGCAGCTAAAAATCAAACGATGCAATCAGTTAAAACACCCACACCCTTTACAAATAAGTTTTGGGGGGAGTGGGGGAAGTGATGTGtctcatataaaaaaaaaggcatttatGGACGGCCAgtttaccaaaaaaaaccccaacgtGCTGCAAAGGAAAACATTGGCACTAATGTCATAGCTGCACAATGCAAATTCCCAGGTTTGAGTTCAATAAAAGGAAAACGTTAATAGAGCCCTTAGTGAGGATGCTAAGCCGCTCCTTACAACAAATTAACAGTGTATGGCTATAGTAATTAGTGGGCTAAGAGTTCCTTTGCAGCTGTATGATGTAAACACCCAGTAGATAATAATGCATGCCCTTAAAGACAAACAGACTACATCATGCAGTTTTGCTAACAAGTACAGTGCAAAGGCAGCACATATTCAACCTGAGACTCTAAAATACAAGAATTCAATGCAGGCTCAAGAGGCTGGCTCCTCCCTGTTACCCCAAAGCAGGTAGATGTGAGGTCAATGCAACATTTCTTAGTTTAAAATAACAAAGGCTGGTAGGTGTTCACAGACTGTGTGTGACggaggtggggggggggcaatGTCAGTACATATAGTCAATGCCAGTGTTTATACTTATTTTGAGGCGCTGGTACTTCTAGTTACTGATAAAAGTTACCAGTAGTAGTTGCAAGTAGTGCATAATCAGTGTATGATTCTTTATTgtttataataaaaaattaaaatcagtccTTACAGTACGTGTAACCTCAACTGCATTGATTTTGTAGGCCAATATCTGCTGGTAAAGTCCCTGCCTTTGTTTTTCTATTCAATGCACACATGGCTGCCCAACAGCCAGAAAGACAAATCACCACAGTAGGATTTTAAAGCGTGCAACAAGCTGCCCCATACCAAATTTATTTACACTtacataaaatatgaaaaaaataaaaataaagctgctttACAAGAATAGCCCACCCCCACCACTGGCCTTCATGTTTGTGGTAATAACAGCTGACACGAGAGCAGCTTCCAGTACAACGTAACTCAGTTTAGCAAGATCTTAAGAGTAAAGAGCAAGGTCAGAGATAGGGGTGGAGGAGATTGGATTTTAAAATGCCGTAATCATTAATGGTTCTTGAGCTGATTAGACAACCAGTCCAGCCCTTCATAGAGGCCATCTCCGGTGGTGGCACAGGTTGCCTGGATGTACCACTGTCGGTTGCGCAGGGAATGAAGATTGAGCTTGTCTGTGAGTTCTGCTGCATTCATAGCATTTGGGAGGTCCTATAAAAAAGAAGGTGAGAAATCATTAGACATGTGCCCTGAGGATAAAGGAAAGGTGAAAAGTGTTTATGATGTACACCTGCTTATATAAAAGACTTGATGACTTACTTGTTTGTTGGCAAACACTAGCAGCACGGCGTCACGCAGCTCATCCTCTGCCAACATTCTCAGGAGCTCTTCACGAGCCTCTCCACATCGCTCTCTATCATTGCTGTCCACAACAAAGATAAGACCTGGAGCAAGTGCAATCAAATAAATGGGTGTAAATCTTCTAAATACAAACCAGAAGACATGTTCAAATAGACTAACATGAGCCATCAAATGTCAGGCGATGAGGAAAAAAACGTACCCTGAGTGTTTTGAAAGTAATGACGCCACAGCGGTCGAATTTTGTCTTGACCGCCGACATCCCATACTGTGAAACTGATGTTCTTGTATTCTACCGTTTCCACATTAAAACCTGGAGATatgaaacaaatattcaaatatttatAGTCTTTAGGCTTCCTTCCTGTGTCATGTAAAACAGTTTTTGTCTTACCTATTGTGGGGATGGTAGTCACAATCTCTCCGAGTTTAAGCTTGTACAAAATCGTTGTCTTTCCAGCAGCATCCAGACCCACCATGAGTATCCTCATCTCCTTCTTCCCGAACATTTTAAACAGTCCTGCAAACATATTCCCCATGGCGGCTGGTGACAGGAAcccaaaaaggacaaaaaaacaaaaagaaaacctgtGAAGAAAGAGAGGAGTTGTTCAGCTCCAATACAGAGACGTGCTGCTGGTAAACATAAGAAAACACCAAACCGTGTTCCAACCTCCCAAATGACGGACAGCAAACTGAAGTTCTGAGTATGTGTTGATCACACCATCCAGGCTAGTAAAAATTGCTaagctaaaatttcagtgaACAAACTTCAATATCGCcatacattaaataaaaaatattgtgtGCAACTTAAATAcggttttaaaaaatacatgtgtattactattattattactccCACTGCActtaatatacatataaaaaacagtggtgcatttttctgcatatagcaatttggtattttttgtacactatttttttcaatttttatttttctaatatatATCTCTAACTTGCTTTTTCTTCCTGTCCCTTGTACTGCTGTAACAAGTGAATTTCCCCTGCGTAGGATTAAATGAAGTCTATGTCCATGACTAAAATTTTGATAGCCTCATCTAACCAGTGAGATGGATCTTATGGAGTGATCAAATCATCTTACAGACAGCTACATTTGCTTGTGTCAAAATATTAAAGGTGAATGTTTGAAATTTTGCTGTTATTGAGTGGCGTGGGCAGCATGGGAGTGCAACTGTCcacacctcacagcaagaaggccctgggttcaaatccaatCTTGGGTGTTTCTGCGTTTCCATGTTTTGCCTCGTGCGGGGTCTGCGTGggttttctcccacagtccaaaaatatgcatggggttaggttaactggtcatTCTAAATTGGCCGTAGGTGTGAGTATGAATGGGtgcctgtctctgtgttagccctctGACAGACTGTCGACCTgttcagggtgtaccctgcaATTGGCTACAAATGTGGAAAATGGAAATATTGTCACTAAAAAATATACTGGACCTGATACTAAGTGGCACATATAGTTCGCACCTTCAGATTTTTGGAGAAAAGCAGCTGTAAAGGCTGTTAGACACTTTTAGGACATTTTTAAATACCCTCAGAAATCAGTATGATGCTACTGTTGTGTAAACACAATTATCTGTAAGCAGTTTTCTATTATCGCACTCGCATTAATCAGTGTGATGTATACTATACGCAATATATGAGCTTCTGAATACTACTTAAAGCCAGAAACTCGTGGTAGCACCAACCTCGATAAAAGGGACGTTAAACACTCCGTGACTCCTGAAAGCTACTAAATGAAATTATAAAGAAACTCGCTAGCTGTCACACTGTACCAGTATTTGTCTTTTCAGTTTATGCAACATGTTTGGAACCGAATACTTTTTGAAGCCTCAACGCGGCTtactggagcatttttaatatttagctCGGAGCAAAAACTTTCAGAGCAGGTAAACAAGCGGTGATGCTAGCTTGTTACGGTGCAACGCTAATAGTCGTCCGACCCGCTCAGATTTTAAGAGTACCAActtgagaaataaaaacaacaattgCATTTCTATTTATGTGTTTCCCAGTTACACTCAATATGAAATCATGTGCgagagagtaaaaaaaaactccaaCGCACACAGAAAGGAAGGACAGACTCGTCGATTCAGATAATTCCGCTAACAAGCTGCAAGTCAGATTTTTCTGACTATGGTGATCGGAATCGCACACACAAAAGCCGATTCTGCTTGACAACACATGGGGTTTTGTACATTTACCTTCAGATATTGTAAAAgctaccttttcttttttctttaacaaaaaGTCTCTCTTGCACACTTACTCAGTTGAAATGTTTTGTTCCCTTTAGGCGTTTCCTTCCTTAGTAAAATGGCGACAGTCTGACACGTCAGAGGTTCCTGCAAAACTCCTGCGTTCACCGTGCCGGGAGAAGTGTCTCCCCCTGTGGTTGAGGGGAGAATCACACGCACACCTGACAGCCTCCACTGTGAGTtcgggttttttttggttttgttttgttttgttttagttatGGCACTATTTAGAGTAAAAATAGCTTTACCTTGGACTGGCAAGTACAAATGCACGATAAGCATGCTGTGTCTATGACCTGTTGACTTTAATTTACTATTGAAATTTAATCTTAAATTTCCCTGAAAACTAGGAATAGGAatttataatgtttttttttaatataccaGTGCCATCATTGAATCTGCTCATCAGCCTAGCCCTTATTGATCCTTGATCCACTTTTATACATAAACAGATTTTCAGCGTCatcaaaactgatttttttttttaaaatcccaaACAAACTACTGCCTATTTCTAGATGTAGCATCAATCTCTCAGTTAACATCTAAAATCGAGTAAATAAAGGCATACTAGTATGgcattcattttctttcaggCTTTCTTAGTTAAATAAAATTTTTGTTATACATCTGCATTGATGAGCTGCTCAGTTGGGAAACTGTAGCGGTAGCACTTGTGGTGCACATCAAATAAATGACACTCCTTGAAGTGAATCCCATGTTGCGTATGTTGCTGGTGTTTCCACCCCGCTTGAAATAATGATGTTACAGACATTACAACTAACA from Pelmatolapia mariae isolate MD_Pm_ZW linkage group LG18, Pm_UMD_F_2, whole genome shotgun sequence includes the following:
- the arf1 gene encoding ADP-ribosylation factor 1; this encodes MGNMFAGLFKMFGKKEMRILMVGLDAAGKTTILYKLKLGEIVTTIPTIGFNVETVEYKNISFTVWDVGGQDKIRPLWRHYFQNTQGLIFVVDSNDRERCGEAREELLRMLAEDELRDAVLLVFANKQDLPNAMNAAELTDKLNLHSLRNRQWYIQATCATTGDGLYEGLDWLSNQLKNH